One genomic window of Chelonia mydas isolate rCheMyd1 chromosome 27, rCheMyd1.pri.v2, whole genome shotgun sequence includes the following:
- the BRCA1 gene encoding breast cancer type 1 susceptibility protein isoform X2: MDSSVAAIGDVQSVLLAMQKNLECPICLELIKEPVSTKCDHIFCRFCMFKLLSKKKKGPAQCPLCKTEVTKRSLQENPRFKQLIEGLLETIHAFELDTGIKFLNSQDFSKKPVETNSTELLWKEGSIIQSKGYRNRQKRIKEQEQESPTLEANAGAQVADNMVRRSSLRNKRQKCESGKAVYIEFGSDSSEDLFKKAGGCGMGDTELFQTPPQKRERAEELKYAEKESESPYNMWPSTSDAGEILSSDILGECGVSEEDSKGTWNGIEDFEAAQVNVAEGHLKESQGISASNSQAEQRDRTANASSLLNEDTSLFHSAEEMDAGETPFSSENKESGLAHSSENQLDKSKKSGNGVQHTEAVETCQPESNSLHEREPASESLLQPKTLHGNPLSQVSGKRLKRSIQKVNEWFSKSNEMLSSGSSQDAPAGAADTEDGDSYLSDRESCISEKTDLMVNCTEVVVGCENDRSLSKSTVHNIEDKIFGKTYKRERKSNPLVHTREMPLTPKVEDVTTDMKPSSNSRTSKLKRKRKTASDLQPADFIKKRDEKDLKKHSEGVNQCIVGRNARWKKGGEGSTVVNGSPMGVKNDTEKVTCNSTDGKPAQDTCDRKNTKKMRSSLTKRSRHSARPVCALQLVVDRNSSCPDQTELQIDSYPSSEEPKKVDSENKRVRRSRRLQLLTEKMTKETRRRSESNERARKHASESKDSSSGLQMNALVHVPECKDPDEQQDVLNHSIPLSDTDLKGNALEVDKTPPNPENCSDGMQTGKGLLYDEISVEDLNACSVVPDTDSQDNENQGSHSLLQPHSTNVDQAACLVQNLSENNQCAVVEPKNRELCACSPKTNRHCTENYLESFRNSKSHEAKIVSELNTETEDSELETQYFRNMFRHSKRLSFTLHPSPVKESVTESTASETLRKSGASSVEYRHNNSDLKNEPPYVKKTAGLDAVCERDEPKTCESAKGISGRSPGIHFSRDTECGHVSDDGKNISQVPDQVQLFSPPRAATAKIKSRSRSRLQKRRQPKEKRISPEMVIESQLSQNLNKSNGSLGDQSNIEERISQRTDLSTINETGSNQGVKAEEAENKGPVLNFQSKPVLVYPVVCQQSPAEFSCKVIEKNSYEGECKQAKSDKEQVSQIASIGVPECLISEEALEQPTEGTSDFPLLSETPDGLLCSAGDIKENISICEIDRKEISAVFVKTGERASLRELDSGSSSSKSRSQNFVREPRRPAWKLQSSEEDSSEDEELPCFQALIFGKSVSTPLQPTEQIMSTVESSSPEEILALLNSSSGNNKAVQKSPGVILRDTCVSPSQESECSVNLFSSQSNMSEDSTNRLQELKKPITLAPCSKEMSSFSGSREASPNGNEELTGRKTDLEDGHQRDQNAQPNLGEASGYDSEASHQGDSSGLSSQGEILTTQQKDAMQNNLKELQQEMAVLEAVLEEHGSQGFEFPTPHSELPSSRVEGTLAVGQTRPARGTALISEVNFENHKISSSKGLSADGFHVMPSDHSNTKNKELEEEGLRSPALQLSHPKSHLLKKEALEQGHWCPSLWKAKTHAQEGTFQRVGVAVLLEQEAVKQCNQYRIESENAADQEFGTKLNTAAVPCGNESTTPNSSPLKFSERLTHCQTAESTNSAAISWNANNGKSTQGCKQERRAFSSVSALHTGVVKENAKSPVVTCRRQMSIVASGLNQSELLLVQKFARKTQSTLSNQITEGTTHVIMKTDMELVCERTLKYFLGIAGRKWVVSYEWIVQSFKEGKILDEYDFEVRGDVINGRNHQGPKRARRSQTGKLFKDFEICCYGPFTDMRTGDLEWMVELCGASVVKQPHLFTHKANSTTVIVVQPDAWLENTGYRAIQQKCTAMVTREWVLDSVACYECQEFETYLVSQS; encoded by the exons ATTTTGTATGTTTAAACttctcagcaaaaagaaaaaaggcccaGCACAGTGTCCACTGTGTAAGACTGAGGTTACCAAAAG aagtcTTCAGGAAAATCCAAGATTTAAGCAGCTAATTGAAGGGCTACTGGAAACTATCCATGCTTTTGAACTTGACACTGGAATCAAGT TTTTAAACAGTCAGGATTTTTCTAAAAAACCTGTAGAAACCAATTCTACTGAGCTCCTGTGGAAGGAAGGTTCCATCATCCAAAGTAAGGGCTAcagaaacagacaaaaaagaattaaagaacAAGAGCAAGAAAGTCCTACCTTG GAAGCTAATGCTGGTGCCCAGGTTGCAGACAACATGGTCAGGAGGAGTTCCCTCAGaaacaaaaggcagaaatgtGAATCTGGTAAAGCAGTGTACATTGAATTTG gaTCTGATTCTTCtgaagatctttttaaaaaagcaggtgGTTGTGG AATGGGGGACACAGAATTATTTCAGACTCCACCTCAAAAAAGAGAGCGTGCGGAAGAACTAAAGTATGCTGAGAAGGAAAGTGAAAGTCCATACAACATGTGGCCTAGCACGTCAGATGCAGGAGAAATACTCTCATCGGATATCTTAG GTGAATGTGGTGTCTCAGAGGAAGACAGCAAAGGCACTTGGAATGGCATCGAAGACTTCGAGGCTGCTCAAGTGAATGTGGCTGAGGGTCATTTAAAAGAGAGCCAGGGCATTTCTGCTTCAAACTCACAGGCAGAACAGCGTGACAGAACAGCCAATGCCAGCTCTTTACTGAATGAGGACACAAGTTTATTCCACAGTGCAGAAGAAATGGATGCTGGGGAAACTCCATTTAGTAGTGAAAACAAAGAGTCTGGCTTAGCGCACAGCTCAGAAAACCAATTAGATAAAAGCAAGAAGTCAGGTAATGGTGTCCAGCATACAGAAGCTGTAGAAACATGTCAACCTGAGAGTAACTCCCTGCATGAAAGGGAACCTGCTTCGGAGAGTCTATTGCAGCCCAAGACTCTTCACGGCAATCCTTTGAGTCAAGTTTCTGGGAAAAGACTGAAGAGAAGCATTCAAAAAGTCAACGAGTggttttctaaaagcaatgagaTGCTCTCTTCTGGTTCCTCCCAGGATGCTCCTGCTGGGGCAGCTGACACAGAAGATGGAGATTCATATTTATCAGACAGAGAGTCCTGTATTTCAGAGAAGACTGACCTGATGGTAAACTGCACGGAAGTTGTGGTGGGATGTGAAAATGATAGGAGTTTGTCAAAATCAACTGTGCATAACATTGAAGATAAAATATTTGGGAAAACGTATAAAAGAGAGAGGAAGTCAAACCCTCTTGTCCACACGAGAGAGATGCCACTGACTCCAAAAGTGGAAGATGTTACTACTGATATGAAACCCTCAAGTAATTCCAGAACAAGTAAATTAAAACGGAAAAGAAAGACTGCCTCTGATCTCCAACCTGCGGACTTCATCAAGAAGAGAGATGAAAAGGATCTAAAGAAGCACTCTGAGGGTGTTAATCAGTGCATTGTTGGTAGAAATGCTCGATGGAAAAAAGGTGGTGAAGGTTCCACTGTTGTTAACGGGAGTCCCATGggtgtgaaaa ATGATACTGAGAAAGTAACTTGCAACAGCACTGATGGAAAGCCGGCACAGGATACCTGTGACCGAAAGAATACTAAAAAAATGAGAAGCTCATTAACGAAAAGAAGCAGACATTCAGCTAGGCCCGTGTGTGCTCTGCAGCTGGTAGTGGATAGAAACTCAAGTTGCCCTGATCAGACTGAGTTGCAGATTGATAGTTACCCAAGCAGTGAAGAGCCAAAAAAAGTTGATTCAGAAAATAAACGAGTCAGACGCAGCAGGAGGCTTCAGTTACTGACtgaaaaaatgacaaaagaaaccAGGAGAAGAAGTGAGTCAAATGAGAGAGCAAGAAAGCATGCCAGTGAAAGCAAAGATTCCTCCTCTGGATTGCAGATGAATGCGTTGGTCCATGTCCCTGAATGCAAAGACCCTGATGAGCAGCAGGATGTACTGAACCATAGCATACCTCTGTCAGACACTGATCTGAAGGGCAATGCCTTGGAAGTAGATAAAACACCCCCTAATCCTGAAAATTGTTCTGATGGGATGCAAACTGGAAAAGGCCTCTTGTATGACGAAATATCAGTGGAGGATTTAAATGCTTGTTCTGTTGTGCCTGATACAGATTCTCAAGATAACGAAAATCAAGGAAGCCATTCACTTCTGCAGCCTCATTCCACAAATGTGGATCAAGCTGCCTGCCTAGTGCAGAATTTGTCTGAGAATAATCAGTGTGCTGTAGTCGAGCCCAAGAACAGAGAGTTGTGTGCGTGTTCACCCAAGACTAATAGACATTGCACAGAAAATTACTTGGAAAGTTTCAGAAACTCAAAGTCACATGAAGCTAAAATCGTTTCAGAGTTGAACACAGAAACTGAAGACAGTGAGCTAGAAACACAGTACTTCCGAAATATGTTCAGACATTCAAAAAGACTGTCATTTACCCTTCATCCTAGTCCAGTGAAGGAATCTGTGACTGAAAGCACTGCTTCTGAAACTCTAAGGAAATCAGGTGCTAGCAGTGTAGAATATAGGCATAACAATAGTGACTTAAAAAATGAACCTCCATATGTTAAAAAAACAGCGGGCCTGGATGCGGTTTGTGAGAGAGATGAGCCTAAAACATGTGAATCTGCTAAAGGTATTTCTGGGCGTAGTCCAGGAATTCACTTTTCCAGGGACACCGAATGTGGACATGTTAGTGACGATGGCAAGAATATTTCACAAGTTCCAGATCAAGTGCAGTTATTCTCACCACCGAGAGCAGCCACTGCCAAGATTAAGagtaggagcaggagcagactGCAAAAACGAAGGCAACCAAAGGAAAAGAGAATTTCACCTGAAATGGTGATAGAAAGTCAATTAAGTCAGAACCTAAACAAAAGTAACGGAAGCCTAGGTGACCAGAGTAATATAGAAGAGCGAATTTCCCAAAGAACTGATTTAAGCACAATTAATGAAACAGGAAGCAATCAAGGAGTAAAAGCTGAAGAagctgaaaacaaagggccagtATTAAATTTTCAGTCCAAACCAGTGCTGGTATATCCTGTAGTTTGTCAACAAAGCCCTGCTGAATTTAGCTGCAAAGTAATTGAAAAGAACAGTTATGAAGGGGAATGCAAACAAGCAAAGAGTGATAAAGAACAAGTATCCCAAATTGCCAGCATAGGTGTGCCTGAGTGCTTAATTTCAGAGGAGGCTCTGGAACAGCCCACTGAAGGTACTAGTGATTTTCCATTGCTGTCTGAGACCCCTGATGGCTTATTGTGCTCTGCTGGTGACATTAAAGAGAACATAAGCATTTGTGAAATTGATAGGAAAGAAATTTCTGCGGTATTTGTTAAAACAGGTGAAAGAGCCTCGTTAAGAGAACTGGACAGTGGCAGCAGTAGTTCTAAGTCTAGGTCTCAAAACTTTGTTCGGGAACCCAGAAGACCAGCCTGGAAATTGCAGTCCTCCGAGGAGGATTCTAGTGAAGATGAAGAACTACCTTGCTTTCAGGCATTAATATTTGGCAAATCAGTAAGCACACCATTGCAGCCTACAGAACAGATCATGTCTACAGTAGAGTCTTCATCACCGGAAGAGATTCTAGCATTGCTGAACAGTAGCAGTGGCAATAATAAAGCTGTACAGAAATCGCCTGGAGTCATCTTGAGAGATACATGTGTTTCTCCAAGCCAAGAGTCAGAATGCTCAGTTAACTTATTTTCTTCCCAGTCCAACATGTCAGAAGATTCAACCAATAGACTACAAGAGCTGAAGAAGCCCATAACACTAGCTCCTTGTTCCAAAGAAATGAGCagtttcagtggaagcagagaaGCTAGTCCAAATGGTAATGAAGAGCTGACAGGAAGAAAAACTGATTTGGAAGATGGACACCAACGAGACCAGAATGCGCAACCAAATTTAG GTGAAGCATCCGGATATGACAGTGAAGCCAGTCACCAAGGAGATTCTTCTGGGCTGTCCTCCCAGGGTGAGATCCTTACCACACAG CAGAAGGATGCCATGCAAAACAACTTAAAAGAACTTCAACAGGAAATGGCTGTGCTTGAGGCCGTGCTGGAAGAGCATGGAAGCCAGGGCTTTGAATTCCCAACCCCACACAGTGAACTGCCTTCTTCCAGAGTGGAAGGAACACTCGCAGTGGGACAAACGAGACCAGCTAGAG gaACAGCATTAATTTCAGAAGTAAATTTTGAAAATCACAAAATCAGCAGTTCAAAGGGACTTTCAGCTGATGGGTTCCATGTAATGCCAAGTGATCATTCCAACACAAAAAATAAAGAGCTAGAAGAAGAAGG tttgaggTCGCCTGCTTTACAGCTTTCCCATCCTAAatcccatcttttaaaaaaagaagctctGGAGCAAGGCCACTGGTGCCCGAGCCTTTGGAAAGCCAAAACTCACGCTCAGGAGGGAACATTTCAGCGGGTTGGTGTGGCAGTGCTGCTGGAACAAGAGGCAGTGAAACAGTGTAATCAGTATAGAATTGAATCAG AAAATGCTGCTGATCAGGAATTTGGAACAAAGCTAAACACTGCAGCTGTTCCGTGTGGGAATGAGAGCACGACTCCAAACAGCTCTCCCTTGAAATTTTCTGAAAGACTTACCCACTGTCAAACTGCAGAATCAACAAATAGTGCTGCCATATCGTGGAATGCTAATAATGGGAAGAGCACTCAGGGATGTAAGCAGGAGAGAAGGGCATTTTCCTCTGTATCTGCTCTGCACACTGGAGTTGTAAAAGAAAATGCCAAAAGCCCAGTTGTGACCTGTAGGAGACAAATGTCAATTGTGGCATCAGGTCTGAACCAGAGTGAGCTT ttattGGTGCAGAAGTTTGCCAGGAAAACCCAGAGCACTTTATCTAATCAAATTACTGAAGGAACAACCCATGTCATAATGAAAACAG ATATGGAGCTAGTTTGTGAGCGGACACTGAAGTACTTTCTGGGCATTGCAGGAAGAAAATGGGTAGTTAGCTATGAAT GGATTGTTCAGTCTTTTAAGGAAGGAAAGATACTTGATGAG
- the BRCA1 gene encoding breast cancer type 1 susceptibility protein isoform X1, whose amino-acid sequence MDSSVAAIGDVQSVLLAMQKNLECPICLELIKEPVSTKCDHIFCRFCMFKLLSKKKKGPAQCPLCKTEVTKRSLQENPRFKQLIEGLLETIHAFELDTGIKFLNSQDFSKKPVETNSTELLWKEGSIIQSKGYRNRQKRIKEQEQESPTLEANAGAQVADNMVRRSSLRNKRQKCESGKAVYIEFGSDSSEDLFKKAGGCGMGDTELFQTPPQKRERAEELKYAEKESESPYNMWPSTSDAGEILSSDILGECGVSEEDSKGTWNGIEDFEAAQVNVAEGHLKESQGISASNSQAEQRDRTANASSLLNEDTSLFHSAEEMDAGETPFSSENKESGLAHSSENQLDKSKKSGNGVQHTEAVETCQPESNSLHEREPASESLLQPKTLHGNPLSQVSGKRLKRSIQKVNEWFSKSNEMLSSGSSQDAPAGAADTEDGDSYLSDRESCISEKTDLMVNCTEVVVGCENDRSLSKSTVHNIEDKIFGKTYKRERKSNPLVHTREMPLTPKVEDVTTDMKPSSNSRTSKLKRKRKTASDLQPADFIKKRDEKDLKKHSEGVNQCIVGRNARWKKGGEGSTVVNGSPMGVKNGDNISAELSLREGESILKNDTEKVTCNSTDGKPAQDTCDRKNTKKMRSSLTKRSRHSARPVCALQLVVDRNSSCPDQTELQIDSYPSSEEPKKVDSENKRVRRSRRLQLLTEKMTKETRRRSESNERARKHASESKDSSSGLQMNALVHVPECKDPDEQQDVLNHSIPLSDTDLKGNALEVDKTPPNPENCSDGMQTGKGLLYDEISVEDLNACSVVPDTDSQDNENQGSHSLLQPHSTNVDQAACLVQNLSENNQCAVVEPKNRELCACSPKTNRHCTENYLESFRNSKSHEAKIVSELNTETEDSELETQYFRNMFRHSKRLSFTLHPSPVKESVTESTASETLRKSGASSVEYRHNNSDLKNEPPYVKKTAGLDAVCERDEPKTCESAKGISGRSPGIHFSRDTECGHVSDDGKNISQVPDQVQLFSPPRAATAKIKSRSRSRLQKRRQPKEKRISPEMVIESQLSQNLNKSNGSLGDQSNIEERISQRTDLSTINETGSNQGVKAEEAENKGPVLNFQSKPVLVYPVVCQQSPAEFSCKVIEKNSYEGECKQAKSDKEQVSQIASIGVPECLISEEALEQPTEGTSDFPLLSETPDGLLCSAGDIKENISICEIDRKEISAVFVKTGERASLRELDSGSSSSKSRSQNFVREPRRPAWKLQSSEEDSSEDEELPCFQALIFGKSVSTPLQPTEQIMSTVESSSPEEILALLNSSSGNNKAVQKSPGVILRDTCVSPSQESECSVNLFSSQSNMSEDSTNRLQELKKPITLAPCSKEMSSFSGSREASPNGNEELTGRKTDLEDGHQRDQNAQPNLGEASGYDSEASHQGDSSGLSSQGEILTTQQKDAMQNNLKELQQEMAVLEAVLEEHGSQGFEFPTPHSELPSSRVEGTLAVGQTRPARGTALISEVNFENHKISSSKGLSADGFHVMPSDHSNTKNKELEEEGLRSPALQLSHPKSHLLKKEALEQGHWCPSLWKAKTHAQEGTFQRVGVAVLLEQEAVKQCNQYRIESENAADQEFGTKLNTAAVPCGNESTTPNSSPLKFSERLTHCQTAESTNSAAISWNANNGKSTQGCKQERRAFSSVSALHTGVVKENAKSPVVTCRRQMSIVASGLNQSELLLVQKFARKTQSTLSNQITEGTTHVIMKTDMELVCERTLKYFLGIAGRKWVVSYEWIVQSFKEGKILDEYDFEVRGDVINGRNHQGPKRARRSQTGKLFKDFEICCYGPFTDMRTGDLEWMVELCGASVVKQPHLFTHKANSTTVIVVQPDAWLENTGYRAIQQKCTAMVTREWVLDSVACYECQEFETYLVSQS is encoded by the exons ATTTTGTATGTTTAAACttctcagcaaaaagaaaaaaggcccaGCACAGTGTCCACTGTGTAAGACTGAGGTTACCAAAAG aagtcTTCAGGAAAATCCAAGATTTAAGCAGCTAATTGAAGGGCTACTGGAAACTATCCATGCTTTTGAACTTGACACTGGAATCAAGT TTTTAAACAGTCAGGATTTTTCTAAAAAACCTGTAGAAACCAATTCTACTGAGCTCCTGTGGAAGGAAGGTTCCATCATCCAAAGTAAGGGCTAcagaaacagacaaaaaagaattaaagaacAAGAGCAAGAAAGTCCTACCTTG GAAGCTAATGCTGGTGCCCAGGTTGCAGACAACATGGTCAGGAGGAGTTCCCTCAGaaacaaaaggcagaaatgtGAATCTGGTAAAGCAGTGTACATTGAATTTG gaTCTGATTCTTCtgaagatctttttaaaaaagcaggtgGTTGTGG AATGGGGGACACAGAATTATTTCAGACTCCACCTCAAAAAAGAGAGCGTGCGGAAGAACTAAAGTATGCTGAGAAGGAAAGTGAAAGTCCATACAACATGTGGCCTAGCACGTCAGATGCAGGAGAAATACTCTCATCGGATATCTTAG GTGAATGTGGTGTCTCAGAGGAAGACAGCAAAGGCACTTGGAATGGCATCGAAGACTTCGAGGCTGCTCAAGTGAATGTGGCTGAGGGTCATTTAAAAGAGAGCCAGGGCATTTCTGCTTCAAACTCACAGGCAGAACAGCGTGACAGAACAGCCAATGCCAGCTCTTTACTGAATGAGGACACAAGTTTATTCCACAGTGCAGAAGAAATGGATGCTGGGGAAACTCCATTTAGTAGTGAAAACAAAGAGTCTGGCTTAGCGCACAGCTCAGAAAACCAATTAGATAAAAGCAAGAAGTCAGGTAATGGTGTCCAGCATACAGAAGCTGTAGAAACATGTCAACCTGAGAGTAACTCCCTGCATGAAAGGGAACCTGCTTCGGAGAGTCTATTGCAGCCCAAGACTCTTCACGGCAATCCTTTGAGTCAAGTTTCTGGGAAAAGACTGAAGAGAAGCATTCAAAAAGTCAACGAGTggttttctaaaagcaatgagaTGCTCTCTTCTGGTTCCTCCCAGGATGCTCCTGCTGGGGCAGCTGACACAGAAGATGGAGATTCATATTTATCAGACAGAGAGTCCTGTATTTCAGAGAAGACTGACCTGATGGTAAACTGCACGGAAGTTGTGGTGGGATGTGAAAATGATAGGAGTTTGTCAAAATCAACTGTGCATAACATTGAAGATAAAATATTTGGGAAAACGTATAAAAGAGAGAGGAAGTCAAACCCTCTTGTCCACACGAGAGAGATGCCACTGACTCCAAAAGTGGAAGATGTTACTACTGATATGAAACCCTCAAGTAATTCCAGAACAAGTAAATTAAAACGGAAAAGAAAGACTGCCTCTGATCTCCAACCTGCGGACTTCATCAAGAAGAGAGATGAAAAGGATCTAAAGAAGCACTCTGAGGGTGTTAATCAGTGCATTGTTGGTAGAAATGCTCGATGGAAAAAAGGTGGTGAAGGTTCCACTGTTGTTAACGGGAGTCCCATGggtgtgaaaaatggggacaatatATCAGCAGAACTTTCCCTCCGAGAGGGGGAATCCATATTGAAAAATGATACTGAGAAAGTAACTTGCAACAGCACTGATGGAAAGCCGGCACAGGATACCTGTGACCGAAAGAATACTAAAAAAATGAGAAGCTCATTAACGAAAAGAAGCAGACATTCAGCTAGGCCCGTGTGTGCTCTGCAGCTGGTAGTGGATAGAAACTCAAGTTGCCCTGATCAGACTGAGTTGCAGATTGATAGTTACCCAAGCAGTGAAGAGCCAAAAAAAGTTGATTCAGAAAATAAACGAGTCAGACGCAGCAGGAGGCTTCAGTTACTGACtgaaaaaatgacaaaagaaaccAGGAGAAGAAGTGAGTCAAATGAGAGAGCAAGAAAGCATGCCAGTGAAAGCAAAGATTCCTCCTCTGGATTGCAGATGAATGCGTTGGTCCATGTCCCTGAATGCAAAGACCCTGATGAGCAGCAGGATGTACTGAACCATAGCATACCTCTGTCAGACACTGATCTGAAGGGCAATGCCTTGGAAGTAGATAAAACACCCCCTAATCCTGAAAATTGTTCTGATGGGATGCAAACTGGAAAAGGCCTCTTGTATGACGAAATATCAGTGGAGGATTTAAATGCTTGTTCTGTTGTGCCTGATACAGATTCTCAAGATAACGAAAATCAAGGAAGCCATTCACTTCTGCAGCCTCATTCCACAAATGTGGATCAAGCTGCCTGCCTAGTGCAGAATTTGTCTGAGAATAATCAGTGTGCTGTAGTCGAGCCCAAGAACAGAGAGTTGTGTGCGTGTTCACCCAAGACTAATAGACATTGCACAGAAAATTACTTGGAAAGTTTCAGAAACTCAAAGTCACATGAAGCTAAAATCGTTTCAGAGTTGAACACAGAAACTGAAGACAGTGAGCTAGAAACACAGTACTTCCGAAATATGTTCAGACATTCAAAAAGACTGTCATTTACCCTTCATCCTAGTCCAGTGAAGGAATCTGTGACTGAAAGCACTGCTTCTGAAACTCTAAGGAAATCAGGTGCTAGCAGTGTAGAATATAGGCATAACAATAGTGACTTAAAAAATGAACCTCCATATGTTAAAAAAACAGCGGGCCTGGATGCGGTTTGTGAGAGAGATGAGCCTAAAACATGTGAATCTGCTAAAGGTATTTCTGGGCGTAGTCCAGGAATTCACTTTTCCAGGGACACCGAATGTGGACATGTTAGTGACGATGGCAAGAATATTTCACAAGTTCCAGATCAAGTGCAGTTATTCTCACCACCGAGAGCAGCCACTGCCAAGATTAAGagtaggagcaggagcagactGCAAAAACGAAGGCAACCAAAGGAAAAGAGAATTTCACCTGAAATGGTGATAGAAAGTCAATTAAGTCAGAACCTAAACAAAAGTAACGGAAGCCTAGGTGACCAGAGTAATATAGAAGAGCGAATTTCCCAAAGAACTGATTTAAGCACAATTAATGAAACAGGAAGCAATCAAGGAGTAAAAGCTGAAGAagctgaaaacaaagggccagtATTAAATTTTCAGTCCAAACCAGTGCTGGTATATCCTGTAGTTTGTCAACAAAGCCCTGCTGAATTTAGCTGCAAAGTAATTGAAAAGAACAGTTATGAAGGGGAATGCAAACAAGCAAAGAGTGATAAAGAACAAGTATCCCAAATTGCCAGCATAGGTGTGCCTGAGTGCTTAATTTCAGAGGAGGCTCTGGAACAGCCCACTGAAGGTACTAGTGATTTTCCATTGCTGTCTGAGACCCCTGATGGCTTATTGTGCTCTGCTGGTGACATTAAAGAGAACATAAGCATTTGTGAAATTGATAGGAAAGAAATTTCTGCGGTATTTGTTAAAACAGGTGAAAGAGCCTCGTTAAGAGAACTGGACAGTGGCAGCAGTAGTTCTAAGTCTAGGTCTCAAAACTTTGTTCGGGAACCCAGAAGACCAGCCTGGAAATTGCAGTCCTCCGAGGAGGATTCTAGTGAAGATGAAGAACTACCTTGCTTTCAGGCATTAATATTTGGCAAATCAGTAAGCACACCATTGCAGCCTACAGAACAGATCATGTCTACAGTAGAGTCTTCATCACCGGAAGAGATTCTAGCATTGCTGAACAGTAGCAGTGGCAATAATAAAGCTGTACAGAAATCGCCTGGAGTCATCTTGAGAGATACATGTGTTTCTCCAAGCCAAGAGTCAGAATGCTCAGTTAACTTATTTTCTTCCCAGTCCAACATGTCAGAAGATTCAACCAATAGACTACAAGAGCTGAAGAAGCCCATAACACTAGCTCCTTGTTCCAAAGAAATGAGCagtttcagtggaagcagagaaGCTAGTCCAAATGGTAATGAAGAGCTGACAGGAAGAAAAACTGATTTGGAAGATGGACACCAACGAGACCAGAATGCGCAACCAAATTTAG GTGAAGCATCCGGATATGACAGTGAAGCCAGTCACCAAGGAGATTCTTCTGGGCTGTCCTCCCAGGGTGAGATCCTTACCACACAG CAGAAGGATGCCATGCAAAACAACTTAAAAGAACTTCAACAGGAAATGGCTGTGCTTGAGGCCGTGCTGGAAGAGCATGGAAGCCAGGGCTTTGAATTCCCAACCCCACACAGTGAACTGCCTTCTTCCAGAGTGGAAGGAACACTCGCAGTGGGACAAACGAGACCAGCTAGAG gaACAGCATTAATTTCAGAAGTAAATTTTGAAAATCACAAAATCAGCAGTTCAAAGGGACTTTCAGCTGATGGGTTCCATGTAATGCCAAGTGATCATTCCAACACAAAAAATAAAGAGCTAGAAGAAGAAGG tttgaggTCGCCTGCTTTACAGCTTTCCCATCCTAAatcccatcttttaaaaaaagaagctctGGAGCAAGGCCACTGGTGCCCGAGCCTTTGGAAAGCCAAAACTCACGCTCAGGAGGGAACATTTCAGCGGGTTGGTGTGGCAGTGCTGCTGGAACAAGAGGCAGTGAAACAGTGTAATCAGTATAGAATTGAATCAG AAAATGCTGCTGATCAGGAATTTGGAACAAAGCTAAACACTGCAGCTGTTCCGTGTGGGAATGAGAGCACGACTCCAAACAGCTCTCCCTTGAAATTTTCTGAAAGACTTACCCACTGTCAAACTGCAGAATCAACAAATAGTGCTGCCATATCGTGGAATGCTAATAATGGGAAGAGCACTCAGGGATGTAAGCAGGAGAGAAGGGCATTTTCCTCTGTATCTGCTCTGCACACTGGAGTTGTAAAAGAAAATGCCAAAAGCCCAGTTGTGACCTGTAGGAGACAAATGTCAATTGTGGCATCAGGTCTGAACCAGAGTGAGCTT ttattGGTGCAGAAGTTTGCCAGGAAAACCCAGAGCACTTTATCTAATCAAATTACTGAAGGAACAACCCATGTCATAATGAAAACAG ATATGGAGCTAGTTTGTGAGCGGACACTGAAGTACTTTCTGGGCATTGCAGGAAGAAAATGGGTAGTTAGCTATGAAT GGATTGTTCAGTCTTTTAAGGAAGGAAAGATACTTGATGAG